The Papio anubis isolate 15944 chromosome 1, Panubis1.0, whole genome shotgun sequence genome window below encodes:
- the MAP1LC3C gene encoding microtubule-associated proteins 1A/1B light chain 3C has translation MPPPQRIPGVRPFKQRKSLAIRQEEVAGIRAKFPNKIPVVVERYPRETFLPLLDKTKFLVPQELTMTQFLSIIRSRMVLRATEAFYLLVNNKSLVSTSVTMAEIYRDYKDEDGFVYMTYASQETFGCLESAAPRDGSSLEDRPCSPL, from the exons ATGCCGCCTCCACAGAGAATCCCAGGCGTCAGACCTTTCAAGCAGAGGAAGAGCTTGG caatcagacaagaggaagTTGCTGGAATCCGGGCAAAGTTCCCCAACAAGATCCCG GTGGTAGTGGAGCGCTACCCCAGGGAGACGTTCCTGCCCCTGCTGGACAAAACCAAGTTCCTGGTCCCGCAGGAGCTGACCATGACCCAGTTCCTCAGCATCATCCG GAGCCGCATGGTCCTGAGAGCCACGGAAGCCTTTTACTTGCTGGTGAACAACAAGAGCCTGGTCAGCACGAGCGTAACCATGGCAGAGATCTACAGAGACTACAAGGATGAGGATGGCTTCGTGTACATGACCTACGCCTCGCAGGAGACGTTTGGCTGCCTGGAGTCAGCAGCCCCCAGGGATGGGAGCAGCCTTGAGGACAGACCCTGCAGTCCTCTCTAG